In Ferroacidibacillus organovorans, one DNA window encodes the following:
- the ispD gene encoding 2-C-methyl-D-erythritol 4-phosphate cytidylyltransferase, with translation MDHFDDVDVLIMAAGTGSRMKSGVRKQWLTLCGQPLFSYVTRLFQMYGFTSVAIVMHEDDLVPAGDDLREAGLGATRLVAGGPDRQSSVRNGLRTCTREMVLVHDAARPFLCEEDVRAVVARGRATGAATLGHAVRDTLVRAERETIAGRVEREQLYQLQTPQVFRRDWLERAHEEARCAGFLATDDTSVVERLGCVVDIVQGAAHNLKITEPSDRLFLAMWEALRCGSD, from the coding sequence ATGGATCACTTTGACGATGTCGACGTTTTGATTATGGCGGCGGGAACCGGTTCGAGAATGAAGTCGGGTGTGAGAAAACAGTGGTTGACGCTTTGTGGTCAGCCACTGTTTAGCTATGTCACCCGCCTGTTTCAAATGTATGGCTTTACGTCGGTTGCGATTGTGATGCATGAGGACGACCTGGTGCCAGCAGGCGATGATCTTCGCGAAGCGGGACTCGGTGCAACGCGGTTGGTGGCGGGCGGTCCTGATCGCCAGTCGTCCGTGCGAAACGGGCTTCGCACATGTACGAGGGAGATGGTGCTGGTGCACGATGCGGCCCGTCCCTTTCTTTGCGAAGAGGATGTCCGCGCGGTTGTGGCGCGGGGGCGTGCGACCGGTGCGGCGACGCTCGGTCACGCGGTGCGGGATACGCTTGTACGGGCGGAGCGCGAAACAATTGCGGGGCGTGTGGAGCGCGAGCAGCTCTATCAATTGCAAACGCCGCAAGTCTTTCGGCGCGACTGGCTGGAACGCGCGCACGAAGAGGCGCGTTGCGCAGGGTTTCTCGCGACGGATGACACGAGTGTTGTAGAGCGGTTGGGCTGTGTGGTCGACATTGTTCAAGGCGCTGCGCACAATTTGAAGATTACAGAGCCCTCTGATCGACTTTTTCTTGCCATGTGGGAGGCTTTGCGATGCGGGTCGGATTAG
- a CDS encoding PIN/TRAM domain-containing protein yields MVNRIVQLFFIVTGIGLGWSYGEHLFALIHVPSSTWITPVSILIGGLIGLTVGTFLVDPIVRWFHWLEDRLIKTPLLDLLSGIVGLLIGLAVAFVLTPAIERIPYVGIYVQFFVSVLLGYLGFRIFFSRREEIVSLLPFLAQRASREKGGAKPVQEENPFVGAKLLDTSVIIDGRIADLVQTGFLEGILVIPSFVLEELQHIADSSDVLKRNRGRRGLDILNRVQKELKVKVEVLETDFEDVAEVDSKLVKLAKQLDGKVVTNDFNLNKVCELQGVSVLNINDLANAVKPVVLPGEEIVVLVIKDGKEFGQGIGYLDDGTMIVIEGGREHIGNRLEVVVTSVLQTSAGRMIFAKPKLLEKAL; encoded by the coding sequence ATGGTGAATCGCATTGTACAATTATTTTTTATCGTGACAGGGATTGGACTCGGGTGGTCCTACGGCGAACATTTGTTTGCACTTATCCATGTTCCTTCTTCGACGTGGATCACTCCTGTTTCGATTCTGATTGGCGGTTTAATCGGGTTGACAGTCGGTACATTTCTCGTTGATCCGATTGTGAGATGGTTTCATTGGCTGGAAGACCGCCTGATCAAAACGCCGCTTCTCGATCTCCTTTCAGGGATCGTGGGACTTTTGATAGGACTGGCTGTCGCGTTTGTGCTGACACCGGCGATTGAACGCATTCCTTATGTAGGGATCTACGTTCAGTTTTTTGTCTCGGTTCTTTTAGGATATCTCGGGTTTCGCATCTTTTTTTCCCGCCGAGAAGAGATTGTTTCACTGCTCCCGTTTCTCGCGCAACGCGCCTCTCGCGAAAAAGGTGGCGCAAAGCCGGTGCAAGAAGAGAATCCTTTTGTAGGAGCCAAGTTGCTTGACACGAGTGTCATCATTGACGGTCGCATCGCCGATCTCGTACAGACGGGATTTCTGGAGGGCATCTTGGTCATTCCTTCTTTCGTTCTTGAGGAGTTGCAACACATCGCTGACAGTTCAGATGTGTTAAAGCGAAATCGCGGACGGCGCGGATTGGACATTCTGAATCGCGTACAAAAGGAACTCAAGGTAAAGGTTGAGGTTCTTGAGACAGACTTTGAGGATGTGGCGGAGGTTGACAGCAAACTCGTCAAACTCGCAAAGCAGCTTGACGGCAAAGTGGTTACAAATGACTTTAATCTGAATAAGGTCTGTGAACTGCAAGGGGTTTCTGTTTTAAACATTAATGACTTGGCGAACGCAGTGAAACCAGTCGTCTTGCCGGGAGAAGAGATCGTTGTTCTTGTAATCAAGGATGGAAAAGAGTTTGGACAAGGGATCGGTTACCTGGATGACGGTACGATGATCGTTATCGAAGGCGGACGCGAGCACATTGGCAATCGACTCGAAGTGGTTGTGACGAGTGTCCTTCAAACATCCGCTGGGCGAATGATCTTTGCGAAGCCCAAACTCCTCGAAAAAGCGCTATAA
- the pssA gene encoding CDP-diacylglycerol--serine O-phosphatidyltransferase: MFRLIPNMLTLANLVAGMTAVLLTVDRDPRTAAILVLAGMLLDALDGRAARALRVESAFGEQLDSLCDVVTFGVAPALIMYVVALRGLGVAGILGAIAFVSAGVLRLARFHVVKGNRTEFVGMPITAAGGLLAALALYHEMIALPFMAIFTFSLSYLMVSKSRYPNFKHVGPPTVSLLAIPLIVLFAVCIFIFQRSFIPLFLMVVLAGYGIFGILHDLRAVYRIFGRFFRRVHREL; encoded by the coding sequence ATGTTCCGACTGATTCCCAATATGCTGACGCTTGCGAATCTCGTTGCGGGCATGACCGCTGTGCTTCTCACCGTCGATAGAGATCCGCGTACAGCGGCCATCTTGGTGCTCGCAGGCATGCTGCTGGATGCGCTTGATGGCCGCGCCGCGCGCGCGCTTCGCGTGGAGAGCGCGTTTGGCGAACAGCTTGACTCACTCTGCGACGTTGTTACGTTTGGCGTGGCGCCTGCGCTCATCATGTATGTTGTGGCACTGCGCGGGCTTGGTGTCGCAGGAATTCTTGGAGCGATCGCGTTTGTCAGCGCAGGTGTCTTGCGATTGGCGAGATTCCACGTTGTAAAGGGCAATCGAACCGAGTTTGTTGGCATGCCAATCACTGCGGCAGGTGGGTTGCTTGCGGCGCTGGCGCTCTATCATGAAATGATTGCTCTGCCGTTCATGGCGATTTTCACATTTTCGCTTAGCTATCTCATGGTGAGCAAATCGCGCTACCCAAACTTTAAGCATGTCGGTCCGCCGACGGTCTCCTTATTGGCTATACCGCTCATCGTTTTGTTTGCAGTCTGCATTTTTATCTTTCAACGTTCGTTTATCCCGCTTTTTTTAATGGTGGTCTTGGCTGGTTACGGAATCTTTGGCATTCTGCATGACCTGCGCGCTGTGTATCGGATTTTCGGCCGTTTTTTCCGCCGCGTTCACAGGGAATTGTAA
- the disA gene encoding DNA integrity scanning diadenylate cyclase DisA, with product MMKILRMVAPGTPIREGVDNVLRAKTGGLIVVGCDDEMLSIVDGGFTINCEFTPAGLYELAKMDGAIILSDDARKILYANTQLNPDPSIPTSETGTRHRTAERMARHTQKLVICVSQRRNVITLYQGNLRYFLKDLSVIVTKANQAIQTLERYKTVLDNALGNLSALEMGELVTLQDVVNVVQRFEMVLRIRTEIKRYITELGTEGRLVAMQLDELVSRVDEEAYLLVKDYAGPGQSLTPHQVLTEVHELDAEELLNGQVLAQLLGYTGVQNLSEATVLSRGFRILHKIPRLPQPVIENLAEEFESLGRIVSASVEELDEVEGIGAVRARSIKEGLKRMREQVYLERNL from the coding sequence ATGATGAAAATTTTGCGCATGGTCGCGCCTGGCACGCCGATTCGCGAAGGGGTCGACAATGTATTGCGCGCGAAAACGGGTGGACTCATCGTTGTTGGCTGCGATGATGAGATGCTCTCCATCGTGGATGGCGGATTCACGATTAACTGTGAGTTTACACCGGCTGGTCTTTACGAACTTGCGAAAATGGATGGCGCGATCATTCTGAGCGATGACGCGAGAAAAATTCTATACGCAAACACACAGTTGAACCCTGATCCTTCGATTCCAACGAGTGAGACGGGAACGCGTCACCGCACAGCGGAACGCATGGCGCGTCATACGCAAAAGCTGGTGATCTGTGTGTCCCAGCGCCGCAACGTGATTACATTGTATCAGGGGAACCTGCGCTATTTCTTGAAAGATTTGAGTGTCATCGTTACAAAAGCGAACCAAGCGATTCAAACTCTGGAACGCTATAAGACGGTCCTTGACAACGCGCTTGGGAACCTCTCGGCACTTGAAATGGGCGAATTGGTGACGCTCCAGGATGTTGTCAATGTGGTGCAGCGCTTTGAAATGGTGCTCAGAATCCGAACGGAGATCAAGCGTTACATCACGGAACTCGGAACGGAGGGGCGCTTGGTTGCGATGCAACTTGACGAATTGGTTTCGCGAGTCGATGAGGAAGCGTATTTGCTCGTAAAAGATTACGCGGGGCCAGGGCAATCACTCACGCCGCACCAGGTGTTGACAGAAGTGCACGAGCTTGACGCGGAAGAACTATTGAATGGGCAGGTATTGGCACAACTTCTGGGATACACCGGTGTGCAGAATCTGTCTGAAGCAACCGTGCTCTCGCGTGGGTTTCGCATCCTGCATAAGATTCCGCGCTTGCCGCAACCGGTGATTGAGAATCTTGCGGAAGAATTTGAGAGCCTGGGGCGCATTGTCTCTGCATCCGTTGAAGAACTGGATGAGGTGGAGGGGATTGGCGCCGTTCGCGCCCGCTCGATTAAAGAAGGCTTAAAGCGCATGCGTGAGCAGGTGTATCTTGAACGCAATCTGTAA
- the radA gene encoding DNA repair protein RadA → MKKTKTKFVCAECGAESPKWMGKCPNCGTWGSMVEEIDAKASPSARLPSLSAPVLLQDVHMEKMDRYSSGSHEFDRVLGGGIIPGSLFLVGGDPGIGKSTLLLQTVHRIAKEGGKTLYVTGEESPQQVKMRAARLGSFAESLYILAETDLDQIEKHVKHIQPIFLVIDSIQTMFRPALPSAPGSPQQVRECTMQILRFAKEAQIATCIVGHVTKDGTIAGPRLMEHMVDAVLYFEGDRHHRFRILRAVKNRFGSTNEIGVFDMQGGGLEDVASPSEIFLEERTQGAAGSAVVASLEGTRTVLAEIQALVTASAFGQPRRMASGMDYQRVTLLMAVLEKRVGLYLQSQDAYVNVAGGLRIDEPAIDLGICLAITSSFREQPLKPGTVVIGEVGLTGEIRAVTRLEQRIQEVAKLGFTRIIAPNRSVARLTQTTVRDLELIGVDTVADAIRCAIGGS, encoded by the coding sequence ATGAAAAAAACAAAAACGAAGTTTGTCTGCGCAGAGTGCGGGGCGGAGAGCCCGAAGTGGATGGGGAAGTGCCCAAATTGTGGTACGTGGGGGAGCATGGTCGAGGAAATTGACGCCAAAGCATCGCCGAGTGCACGTCTGCCGAGTCTTTCTGCTCCAGTACTGCTTCAGGATGTACATATGGAAAAGATGGATCGGTATTCGTCTGGCAGCCACGAGTTCGACCGCGTGCTAGGCGGTGGGATTATTCCGGGCTCCCTCTTTTTAGTCGGCGGCGATCCTGGGATCGGCAAATCGACGCTATTACTTCAAACGGTGCACCGCATTGCAAAAGAGGGTGGGAAGACCCTCTATGTTACGGGGGAAGAGTCTCCTCAACAGGTGAAGATGCGTGCCGCTCGCCTGGGGTCTTTTGCAGAGTCGCTCTATATTTTGGCAGAGACCGATTTAGATCAAATTGAAAAGCATGTAAAGCATATCCAACCGATATTCTTAGTTATCGATTCCATCCAGACGATGTTTCGCCCCGCCTTGCCGAGTGCGCCTGGCAGTCCGCAGCAGGTGAGGGAGTGTACGATGCAAATCTTGCGGTTTGCCAAAGAGGCACAGATTGCGACATGCATCGTCGGCCATGTCACGAAGGATGGAACGATCGCGGGACCGCGACTGATGGAACACATGGTCGATGCTGTGCTTTACTTTGAAGGCGATCGCCATCATCGATTTCGCATCTTGCGCGCTGTCAAAAATCGCTTTGGTTCGACGAATGAAATCGGTGTGTTTGACATGCAAGGCGGCGGTTTGGAGGATGTCGCGAGTCCTTCGGAGATTTTTCTTGAGGAGCGAACACAGGGCGCGGCTGGATCAGCGGTTGTCGCGAGTCTTGAGGGAACGCGTACGGTACTTGCGGAGATCCAGGCGCTTGTCACGGCAAGCGCTTTTGGCCAGCCGCGCAGGATGGCGTCAGGGATGGATTATCAGCGCGTCACTCTGCTTATGGCGGTGCTCGAAAAACGGGTGGGACTCTATTTGCAAAGTCAAGATGCGTATGTCAATGTAGCGGGGGGTTTGCGTATTGATGAACCTGCGATTGACTTGGGGATCTGTCTTGCCATCACGTCGAGTTTTCGCGAACAGCCGCTAAAGCCGGGGACCGTCGTGATCGGGGAAGTCGGTCTCACGGGTGAAATTCGCGCTGTTACGCGGCTCGAACAGCGCATTCAGGAAGTGGCTAAACTCGGATTCACTCGTATTATCGCCCCTAATCGGAGTGTCGCTCGATTGACGCAGACGACCGTGCGCGATCTTGAACTGATCGGGGTTGACACCGTGGCGGATGCGATACGGTGTGCCATAGGGGGTAGTTGA